In Methanomassiliicoccales archaeon, one DNA window encodes the following:
- a CDS encoding ABC transporter ATP-binding protein: MLLKNVGYTYEDGRCALEDISLKIAPGEKVALVGPNGAGKSTLLHLLAALYLPSSGEGRIMGEGLDKKNAARARQHTGLLFQDPDDQIFMPTVEEDVAFGPINQGLSEDEVRARVAEGMQLTGLAGFEERVPHHLSLGEKKRVAMAGLLAMSPDILLLDEPTSNLDPQGRRDIINILRGRKETIIIATHDLGTAFELAERVIVLKKRIIFDGSFRDLILREDTLKEARLELPSFSRLMMSWRTSEGKDFPPPMTVEEALEVLKRRD; the protein is encoded by the coding sequence GTGCTTCTGAAGAATGTCGGCTACACCTACGAGGACGGGCGATGCGCCCTAGAGGACATCAGCCTCAAGATCGCTCCCGGTGAGAAGGTGGCATTGGTCGGACCGAACGGCGCCGGCAAGAGCACCCTTCTGCACCTCCTCGCTGCCCTGTATCTTCCCTCCTCAGGCGAGGGACGGATCATGGGAGAGGGACTGGACAAGAAGAACGCCGCCAGAGCGCGCCAGCACACCGGATTGCTCTTCCAGGACCCGGACGATCAGATCTTCATGCCCACGGTGGAGGAGGACGTGGCCTTCGGGCCTATCAATCAGGGCTTGAGCGAGGATGAGGTCAGGGCCCGAGTGGCAGAGGGCATGCAGCTCACCGGCCTGGCCGGATTCGAGGAAAGGGTGCCCCATCATCTTAGCCTGGGAGAGAAGAAGAGGGTGGCAATGGCCGGGCTGTTGGCCATGTCCCCCGACATCCTGCTGTTGGACGAGCCTACATCGAACCTCGACCCCCAGGGGCGCAGAGATATCATCAACATCCTGCGGGGAAGGAAGGAGACGATCATCATCGCCACCCACGATCTGGGCACGGCCTTCGAGCTTGCCGAGCGGGTCATCGTGCTCAAGAAGCGCATCATCTTTGACGGTTCGTTCCGGGATCTCATCCTCAGGGAAGATACGCTGAAGGAGGCCAGGCTGGAGCTTCCGTCGTTCTCGAGACTGATGATGTCGTGGCGGACCTCGGAGGGAAAGGACTTCCCGCCCCCAATGACCGTAGAGGAGGCTCTCGAGGTTCTGAAGAGGAGGGACTAG
- the cbiQ gene encoding cobalt ECF transporter T component CbiQ, with translation MSHLDIDQYANRSSLVGFDPRVKLVCSVSLVVVLALLTALVPLTLVLLFVLVMVAMSRIPLRHLAGNYALALVFIVFASLTMLLTSGPTAALVMFIRISASVLVLLVLVTTTPFFKMLEALRSLHMPRVLSTLMMFTYRFIFVLLEEMECMRMARRARGFKGGRSLLDRRALGTISATIGMVFVRSNQRATNIYDALLSRGYSGQVRTMGKLKVRPRDAALAMAFVSVGSLAVLIQTEVIRWTPCF, from the coding sequence ATGAGCCATCTGGACATCGATCAATATGCCAATCGGTCCAGCTTGGTCGGTTTCGATCCTCGTGTCAAGTTGGTCTGCTCGGTCTCGCTAGTGGTCGTCCTGGCGTTGCTCACCGCCCTCGTCCCATTGACCCTGGTGCTGCTCTTCGTGCTTGTGATGGTGGCGATGTCCCGCATCCCCCTGCGACACCTGGCCGGCAATTACGCTCTGGCGTTGGTGTTCATCGTATTCGCTTCCTTGACGATGCTCCTTACGTCTGGGCCTACCGCTGCGCTGGTCATGTTCATTCGCATCTCAGCCTCGGTCCTCGTCCTCCTGGTGCTGGTCACGACCACTCCTTTCTTCAAGATGCTGGAGGCCCTGCGGTCGCTTCACATGCCCCGGGTGCTCTCCACGCTGATGATGTTCACCTACCGCTTCATCTTCGTTCTGCTGGAGGAGATGGAGTGCATGCGGATGGCGCGGCGAGCCCGGGGCTTCAAAGGCGGACGCAGCCTCCTGGACCGGAGGGCGCTCGGCACCATCTCCGCCACCATCGGCATGGTGTTCGTGCGCTCCAACCAGCGGGCCACCAACATCTACGACGCGCTTCTCTCGCGCGGCTACTCCGGTCAAGTGCGCACCATGGGCAAGCTGAAGGTCAGGCCCCGGGACGCCGCCCTGGCGATGGCTTTCGTGAGCGTGGGCTCCCTCGCCGTTCTGATCCAAACCGAGGTGATACGCTGGACGCCGTGCTTCTGA
- a CDS encoding energy-coupling factor ABC transporter permease, producing MHIPDGLMSPEVWGIGLVLVLPFIAWAVIKVDRTMDERAMPLMAILAAGIFVAQMLNFPIGGGTTGHLIGAALAVVLLGLPSAIVVMTVVLLIQGLVFGDGGLTALGLNLLNMAVVATFTAWVTLKLVPAKRRTLAIPLAAWISVFCAASACALELSLSYALHPGQYGITAWVAIPAMLTTHAVIGVGEAVITSGVVIYLAKVAPGILRLNLERKDRTATEASDAGSEEQKEVPS from the coding sequence ATGCACATTCCTGACGGGCTCATGTCCCCCGAGGTCTGGGGAATTGGACTGGTCCTGGTCCTGCCGTTCATCGCTTGGGCGGTCATCAAGGTCGACCGGACAATGGATGAGCGCGCCATGCCTCTCATGGCCATCCTGGCCGCAGGCATCTTCGTGGCCCAGATGCTCAACTTCCCCATCGGTGGCGGCACCACTGGCCACCTGATCGGAGCGGCCCTGGCGGTCGTGCTCCTCGGACTACCCTCGGCAATAGTGGTCATGACGGTGGTCCTCCTCATACAAGGACTGGTGTTCGGCGACGGTGGTCTGACCGCCCTCGGCCTCAACCTGCTCAATATGGCCGTGGTCGCCACCTTCACCGCCTGGGTGACGTTGAAGCTGGTTCCCGCCAAGAGACGGACTTTGGCGATCCCGTTGGCGGCCTGGATCTCGGTGTTCTGCGCCGCCTCCGCCTGCGCGCTCGAGCTCTCATTGTCCTATGCCCTGCATCCGGGCCAGTATGGCATCACCGCCTGGGTGGCCATCCCGGCGATGCTGACCACTCATGCCGTCATCGGCGTCGGTGAGGCCGTCATCACCAGCGGGGTGGTGATCTATCTGGCAAAGGTAGCCCCGGGGATCCTCAGACTGAACTTGGAAAGAAAGGATAGGACGGCGACAGAGGCTTCGGACGCAGGCAGCGAGGAACAGAAGGAGGTGCCCTCGTGA
- a CDS encoding energy-coupling factor ABC transporter permease, with the protein MEGFLPPLWALFWLLISIPFVVYGALKIKRIFEERPEQKLTVAVSGAFVFVLSALKLPSVAGSSSHPTGTGLSTVLYGPGVTSLLCTIVLIFQALLLAHGGITTLGANIFSMGIAGPALAFLVYRTLQKARASMSVSVFAAAFTADLMTYVVTSFQLALAYPTNGNFLPSFQTFFLVFAITQIPLAILEGVLLVLFFNFLAESKPEVIEGVVREKRPSLDRSKNRLIAAILVAILGVALVANAAVGLLGTDNQGVEIIQQIDPGYMPWFENFFVPDKSVEMLLFALQAIIGIVVILYFFRYLRKTKLAAREA; encoded by the coding sequence ATGGAGGGCTTCCTGCCTCCGCTCTGGGCGCTGTTCTGGCTCCTAATCTCAATCCCCTTCGTGGTCTACGGCGCGCTCAAGATCAAGCGGATCTTCGAAGAGCGGCCGGAGCAGAAGCTGACGGTGGCGGTCTCGGGGGCGTTCGTGTTCGTGCTCTCCGCCCTCAAGCTGCCCTCCGTGGCCGGCTCCTCCTCCCACCCCACCGGCACCGGGCTTTCCACGGTGCTCTACGGACCAGGGGTGACGTCGCTCCTTTGCACCATCGTCCTGATATTCCAGGCGTTGCTGCTGGCACACGGCGGCATCACCACCCTGGGCGCGAACATCTTCTCCATGGGCATCGCCGGGCCGGCGCTCGCGTTCCTTGTGTATCGCACCCTACAGAAAGCGCGCGCATCCATGTCGGTCTCGGTCTTCGCCGCGGCCTTTACGGCCGATCTGATGACCTATGTCGTCACGTCGTTCCAGCTTGCCCTGGCCTACCCGACCAACGGCAACTTCCTGCCCTCCTTCCAGACGTTCTTCCTGGTCTTTGCCATCACGCAGATACCTTTGGCCATCCTCGAGGGCGTGTTGCTGGTCCTCTTCTTCAACTTCCTGGCGGAGAGCAAGCCGGAGGTGATCGAAGGTGTGGTCAGGGAGAAGAGGCCAAGCCTGGATCGGAGCAAGAACCGACTGATCGCCGCCATACTGGTAGCGATATTGGGGGTGGCATTGGTGGCCAATGCCGCCGTCGGCCTATTGGGAACGGACAATCAGGGCGTCGAGATCATCCAGCAGATCGACCCTGGCTATATGCCCTGGTTCGAGAACTTCTTCGTTCCCGATAAGAGCGTGGAGATGCTGCTTTTCGCCCTCCAGGCCATCATAGGCATCGTCGTCATCCTCTATTTCTTCCGCTACCTGAGGAAAACGAAGCTGGCGGCACGGGAGGCATGA
- a CDS encoding class I SAM-dependent methyltransferase, whose protein sequence is MQGGKLPEDQQKHWDSTYAQTDFFGAEPSELGVSALELFRREQVRNVLEIGCGQGRDTWFFVRNGLEVIALDYSETGVCQMQERAKDMKVQNQITLKVHDARLGIPLADGSVDAIFSHMFFCMELSENQLESIFEECLRVLRPGGINLYSVRNEHDPHYRKFVSKGEDMYQNPMGFVVHFFDPEKIKRLAKGYELMYMKEFDDTSPPFVKKLYEVALRKPRA, encoded by the coding sequence ATGCAGGGTGGTAAGTTGCCAGAGGACCAACAGAAGCATTGGGACAGCACGTACGCGCAGACGGACTTCTTCGGAGCGGAGCCGAGCGAACTGGGGGTCAGCGCCCTCGAGCTCTTCCGCAGGGAGCAGGTGAGGAATGTACTGGAGATCGGCTGCGGCCAGGGGCGGGACACCTGGTTCTTCGTGCGCAACGGCCTGGAGGTGATCGCCCTGGACTATTCCGAGACCGGCGTCTGCCAGATGCAGGAACGAGCCAAGGACATGAAGGTCCAGAACCAGATCACGCTGAAAGTGCACGACGCGCGCCTGGGCATTCCCTTGGCGGACGGCTCGGTGGACGCCATCTTCAGCCACATGTTCTTCTGCATGGAGCTGAGCGAGAATCAGCTGGAGAGCATTTTCGAGGAGTGCTTGCGCGTGCTCAGGCCTGGTGGCATCAACCTCTATTCGGTGAGGAACGAGCACGACCCGCACTATCGCAAGTTCGTTTCCAAAGGAGAGGACATGTACCAGAACCCCATGGGCTTCGTGGTGCACTTCTTCGACCCGGAGAAGATCAAGCGCCTGGCGAAAGGCTACGAACTGATGTACATGAAGGAGTTCGACGACACCTCGCCTCCGTTCGTCAAGAAGCTGTACGAAGTGGCGCTGAGGAAGCCTCGGGCGTGA
- a CDS encoding SufD family Fe-S cluster assembly protein — protein MQAEDNVAGLKKKVEEAKDKKASFGEDIDLGKFEQASRDIPKVESLMELSEEEQRTLLNAGVIPSEENRSGSFVLMDDSVVHSSMKTQGVEVMPVSLAIKKYDWMKDYYWKAVSPEADKYTARTFLEEADGYFIRALPGAKVKAPVQTCLMLKGKSVAQTVHNVIIVEEGAELEVVTGCSTSKGVEKALHLGISEFYIKKNATLTFTMIHNWSETIGVRPRTVILQEEGSNFISNYVALRPVKSIQMYPTARLEGKNSFARFNTVAIAHPNSELDLGSRAIMTGANSRCEMISRTISTGGKVIARGQMIGAASGIKGHLECRGLILGQGGVQVAIPELEARVPDVEMTHEAAVGKIAQDQVEYLMARGLSEDDAVGIIVRGFLEVGIRGLPDELKKEIDRTIEKTDVRAM, from the coding sequence ATGCAAGCTGAAGATAACGTCGCTGGCCTGAAGAAGAAGGTGGAGGAGGCGAAGGACAAGAAAGCCTCCTTCGGCGAGGACATCGACCTGGGGAAGTTCGAACAGGCATCCAGGGACATTCCTAAGGTAGAAAGCCTCATGGAGCTGAGCGAGGAGGAGCAGAGGACCTTACTGAACGCGGGCGTGATCCCTTCCGAGGAGAACCGCTCCGGTTCGTTCGTGCTCATGGACGACAGCGTGGTGCATTCCTCCATGAAGACGCAGGGCGTGGAGGTCATGCCCGTGTCCCTGGCCATCAAGAAGTATGACTGGATGAAGGACTACTATTGGAAGGCCGTCTCTCCGGAAGCGGACAAGTACACCGCCCGCACCTTCCTGGAGGAGGCGGACGGATACTTCATAAGAGCTCTGCCCGGAGCCAAGGTGAAGGCGCCGGTGCAGACCTGCCTCATGCTCAAGGGCAAGAGCGTGGCGCAGACCGTGCACAACGTCATCATCGTGGAGGAGGGCGCGGAGCTGGAAGTGGTCACGGGATGCTCCACCTCCAAGGGCGTGGAGAAGGCGTTGCACCTGGGCATCTCCGAGTTCTACATCAAGAAGAACGCCACCCTCACGTTCACCATGATCCACAATTGGAGCGAGACCATCGGGGTGAGACCGCGCACGGTCATACTTCAGGAGGAAGGCTCAAACTTCATCAGCAACTACGTCGCCCTTCGTCCGGTGAAGAGCATTCAGATGTACCCCACAGCTAGGTTGGAAGGCAAGAACTCGTTCGCGCGCTTCAACACCGTGGCCATCGCCCACCCCAATTCCGAGCTGGACCTGGGTTCGAGGGCGATCATGACCGGCGCGAACTCGCGCTGCGAGATGATCTCCCGCACCATCTCCACCGGGGGCAAGGTCATCGCCCGGGGGCAGATGATCGGCGCGGCCTCGGGCATCAAAGGGCACCTGGAATGCCGCGGGCTCATCCTCGGTCAGGGCGGGGTGCAGGTGGCCATCCCGGAACTGGAAGCGCGAGTGCCGGACGTGGAGATGACCCATGAAGCGGCCGTAGGCAAGATCGCCCAGGACCAGGTGGAGTACCTCATGGCCCGGGGACTGAGCGAGGACGACGCCGTGGGCATCATCGTGCGTGGCTTCCTCGAGGTGGGCATCCGCGGCCTTCCGGACGAGCTTAAGAAGGAGATCGACCGCACGATAGAGAAGACCGACGTGCGCGCGATGTGA
- a CDS encoding ABC transporter ATP-binding protein, giving the protein MLEIENLSVEVGGRKILRSVNLSVMAGYTNVLFGPNGSGKSTLLMTIMGFSGYKVTEGRILFNGEDITKLPVNERAERGIGIMMQRPPNLVGVRLQDMVRVTSKGRVDPKQAATDLDMGSFLERDVNVGFSGGEIKRSELLQLGAQDPCLYLLDEPESGVDLVSIEKVGKKVKDLLSGGMSCAGRRSMSGKAALIITHTGQILDYVEADRGYVMCKGTIACSGNPRDLLGEIRDMGYEECVRCKLKITSLA; this is encoded by the coding sequence GTGCTGGAGATCGAGAACCTGAGCGTGGAGGTGGGAGGGAGGAAGATCCTCCGCAGCGTTAACCTCAGCGTGATGGCGGGCTACACCAACGTGCTCTTCGGGCCGAACGGATCGGGGAAATCCACGCTGCTCATGACCATCATGGGATTCAGCGGGTACAAGGTGACCGAGGGCAGGATCCTCTTCAACGGCGAGGACATCACCAAGCTGCCTGTGAACGAGAGAGCGGAAAGGGGCATAGGGATCATGATGCAGCGACCACCGAACCTGGTCGGGGTGAGGCTGCAGGACATGGTGCGCGTCACCTCCAAGGGACGAGTGGACCCGAAGCAGGCCGCGACCGACCTGGACATGGGCTCATTCCTGGAACGGGATGTGAACGTAGGCTTCTCCGGTGGAGAGATCAAGCGCTCCGAGCTGTTGCAGTTGGGAGCGCAGGACCCTTGCCTCTATCTTCTAGACGAGCCGGAGAGCGGCGTGGACCTGGTGAGCATCGAGAAGGTGGGGAAGAAGGTCAAGGATCTGTTGTCGGGAGGAATGAGCTGCGCCGGCAGAAGGAGCATGAGCGGCAAGGCGGCCCTAATCATCACCCACACCGGTCAGATATTGGACTACGTCGAGGCTGACCGAGGCTACGTCATGTGCAAGGGCACCATCGCCTGTTCGGGCAATCCGCGGGACCTGTTGGGCGAGATCAGGGACATGGGCTACGAGGAGTGCGTACGATGCAAGCTGAAGATAACGTCGCTGGCCTGA
- a CDS encoding cobyric acid synthase, producing MDHANKVREEVEKGVIGPDEKCEHYPCHFQGQDCSFCYCPLYPCLDPDLGKMVISRKGKEVWSCQGCYYVHRNDVAKDLMAALVLERNVPPDDPTVRKLKADLESTHAKRAQAIMVLGATSGAGKSLIAAALCRILSDGGYRVAPFKSQNMSLNSCVTKGGEEIARIQELQARAARAEPIAAMNPILLKPKGNAVSQVIVNGRPYQDMDVQLYYGEFVLGKGLEVIRAAYEELARTNDFVVIEGAGSPAEINLGERDIANMRTAEIANADCILVVNMEWGGAFAYAYGTLKLLPEERRRRFKGIILNNMHGDAQCLRPGIEELERRLGIPVLGVVPHIDLTIPMEDSMTIASQCSDEERIRVGVVRLPRISNFTDFEALAIEPGVSIIYVTEPRQLELVEAIILPGTKNTIEDLAWLRERGLIQAIKQRGGRTPIIGICGGFQMLGTKIIDATGVEGGTPQEVEGLGLLSSVTYFDAYDKRTVQVEGVLLATGERIRGYEIHMGRTESSEKPLLRVSDGKNEYEEGAQSADGMVMGTYLHGAFDLPPFRRLLVEKARASPRSLDTELVYQDEVEESLQKLARTVEKAIDLSSVISERRGGI from the coding sequence ATGGATCATGCGAACAAAGTGAGAGAGGAGGTGGAGAAGGGCGTCATCGGCCCCGACGAGAAATGCGAGCACTACCCTTGCCATTTCCAGGGCCAGGACTGCAGTTTCTGCTATTGTCCGCTCTATCCTTGCCTCGACCCGGACCTGGGAAAGATGGTTATCAGTCGCAAGGGAAAGGAGGTCTGGAGCTGCCAGGGCTGCTACTACGTTCACAGGAATGATGTGGCCAAGGACCTGATGGCAGCCCTCGTTCTCGAAAGAAATGTGCCTCCGGACGATCCGACGGTCAGGAAGCTCAAGGCCGATCTGGAGAGCACGCATGCCAAGCGCGCCCAGGCGATCATGGTGCTCGGAGCAACCTCCGGGGCGGGGAAATCGCTCATCGCCGCCGCTCTGTGCCGCATCCTCTCCGACGGCGGATATCGAGTGGCGCCGTTCAAATCGCAGAACATGTCCCTCAATTCCTGCGTGACCAAGGGAGGCGAGGAGATAGCGCGCATCCAAGAGCTGCAAGCCAGGGCCGCAAGGGCTGAGCCCATCGCCGCCATGAACCCCATCCTCCTCAAGCCGAAAGGCAACGCCGTCTCGCAGGTCATAGTGAACGGTCGGCCCTATCAGGACATGGACGTGCAACTCTACTACGGAGAATTCGTCCTAGGAAAAGGGCTGGAGGTCATTCGCGCCGCGTACGAGGAACTGGCGAGGACCAACGATTTCGTGGTCATCGAAGGCGCTGGTTCGCCAGCGGAGATCAACCTCGGGGAGCGGGACATAGCGAACATGCGCACGGCCGAGATCGCGAACGCGGACTGCATCCTGGTCGTCAACATGGAATGGGGCGGGGCCTTCGCCTACGCCTATGGCACGCTCAAGCTCTTGCCGGAGGAGCGCAGGCGCCGCTTCAAAGGCATCATCCTCAACAACATGCACGGCGATGCGCAGTGCTTACGACCGGGCATAGAGGAGCTCGAGCGTAGACTGGGCATCCCCGTTCTGGGCGTGGTGCCGCACATCGACCTCACCATACCCATGGAGGACTCGATGACCATCGCCTCCCAATGCAGCGATGAGGAGCGGATACGGGTGGGCGTCGTCCGTTTGCCGCGCATCTCCAACTTCACCGATTTCGAAGCTCTGGCGATCGAGCCAGGGGTCTCCATCATATATGTGACGGAGCCGAGACAGCTCGAGCTGGTCGAGGCCATCATCTTGCCAGGGACGAAGAACACCATCGAGGACCTGGCCTGGCTCCGTGAAAGAGGGCTGATCCAGGCCATCAAGCAGCGCGGCGGAAGGACGCCCATCATCGGCATATGCGGCGGCTTCCAGATGCTTGGGACGAAGATCATCGACGCGACCGGCGTGGAAGGGGGCACCCCGCAGGAAGTGGAAGGCCTGGGGCTGCTGAGCTCGGTCACATATTTCGACGCCTACGACAAGCGCACCGTGCAGGTGGAAGGCGTGCTATTGGCCACCGGGGAAAGGATAAGGGGATACGAGATCCACATGGGCCGCACCGAGTCGTCGGAGAAGCCACTTCTGCGGGTGAGCGATGGAAAGAATGAGTATGAGGAGGGGGCTCAGTCCGCCGACGGCATGGTCATGGGCACCTACCTCCACGGAGCTTTCGATCTGCCGCCTTTTCGACGGCTGCTGGTGGAGAAGGCCAGAGCATCGCCGCGCTCTCTGGATACCGAGCTAGTCTACCAGGATGAGGTGGAGGAGAGCCTGCAGAAGCTGGCGCGGACGGTGGAGAAAGCGATCGACCTCAGCTCTGTCATCAGCGAACGGAGGGGGGGAATATGA
- a CDS encoding FAD-dependent oxidoreductase produces MRSLHDGKVLVIGGGVAGMQAAIALAADDLQVLLLEKGSELGGRLLRSHRTYPSLSPAMGIVDKLREEVRAAPSITALTGSKVVYLERGERFSAEVEEASGKCLQRRVLEGDAIILASGLEPVDAGQIPELGFGRFPDAITSEQFQGMMRDSDVKGLLRPSDSRPVRTLVFIQCVGSRVEKRGVPYCSAVCCGNAIKDALLVREMDNSVLVYVLYIDIRTPAKGCEALYKKARERGVRFIRGQPSMVVRKAASNRLLVCGENTLLKELYEIPADLVVLSVGLELGQDTKELLLGLGVRMDAEGLPSTQESDSVSTSVPGVFVAGSCEAPKDVKDSLAQGSQAAQAAARYLRKGDGPA; encoded by the coding sequence ATGCGTTCTCTCCACGACGGCAAGGTTCTGGTGATCGGCGGAGGCGTGGCCGGCATGCAGGCCGCCATCGCTCTGGCTGCTGATGATCTCCAGGTCCTGCTCCTGGAGAAGGGGAGCGAGCTTGGCGGAAGATTGCTCCGATCGCATAGGACCTATCCATCGCTCTCCCCGGCGATGGGGATCGTTGACAAGTTGAGAGAGGAGGTCAGGGCCGCCCCGAGCATCACTGCTCTAACCGGCTCCAAAGTGGTCTACCTCGAGAGAGGAGAGCGATTCTCGGCCGAGGTGGAGGAAGCGTCCGGCAAATGCCTGCAACGACGGGTGCTGGAGGGGGATGCTATCATCTTGGCCTCAGGCTTGGAGCCGGTGGATGCAGGGCAGATCCCGGAGCTGGGCTTTGGCCGATTTCCAGATGCGATCACCTCCGAGCAGTTCCAGGGGATGATGCGCGATTCCGATGTCAAAGGCCTTCTGAGGCCGAGCGACTCCCGGCCGGTCCGCACCCTGGTCTTCATCCAATGCGTCGGATCCAGGGTGGAGAAAAGAGGAGTTCCCTATTGCAGCGCGGTCTGTTGCGGCAATGCCATCAAAGATGCGCTTCTGGTCAGGGAGATGGACAACTCCGTTCTGGTCTATGTTCTCTACATCGACATCAGGACGCCGGCCAAGGGCTGCGAGGCCCTCTACAAGAAGGCGAGGGAGCGAGGGGTGAGATTCATCCGCGGGCAGCCTTCGATGGTGGTTCGGAAGGCAGCCTCGAACCGATTGCTGGTCTGCGGTGAGAACACCCTTCTCAAGGAGCTGTACGAGATACCGGCCGATCTGGTGGTGCTGAGCGTGGGCCTGGAGCTCGGTCAGGACACGAAGGAACTGCTTCTAGGCCTGGGCGTAAGAATGGACGCTGAAGGCCTGCCGTCCACGCAGGAGTCGGATTCCGTGTCCACTTCCGTACCGGGGGTATTCGTCGCGGGAAGCTGCGAGGCGCCCAAGGACGTGAAGGATTCCCTGGCCCAGGGATCGCAGGCGGCGCAGGCCGCAGCCCGATATCTCAGGAAGGGTGATGGTCCAGCTTAG
- a CDS encoding transcriptional repressor translates to MPGNSSRWTRQLKVIIDIVYSSDEPIAADEVYFQARTRLPNISLGTVYRNLNKLVKEGLISETQQGSTQVFIKHPFANATFECEVCKRLFCVPYEIRHSELQKQTGLQVKRWSLRLSGVCKECEGKCT, encoded by the coding sequence ATGCCCGGCAACTCCTCAAGGTGGACGAGGCAGCTGAAGGTCATCATCGATATCGTGTATTCAAGCGATGAGCCAATCGCTGCGGACGAGGTGTACTTCCAGGCAAGGACGCGCCTTCCGAACATCTCCCTGGGGACGGTCTACAGGAACCTGAACAAGCTGGTCAAGGAAGGTCTGATCTCTGAGACGCAGCAAGGTTCGACGCAGGTCTTCATCAAGCACCCCTTCGCCAACGCCACCTTCGAATGCGAGGTTTGCAAGCGACTGTTCTGCGTGCCCTATGAGATCCGCCACTCGGAGCTGCAGAAGCAGACCGGTCTGCAGGTGAAGCGGTGGTCGCTCCGTCTGTCCGGGGTGTGCAAGGAGTGTGAGGGCAAGTGCACATAA
- a CDS encoding cobyric acid synthase gives MRTNRIMLQGTSSGCGKSTLVALLCRHFRSLGLKVAPFKAQNLSLNSFVTSEGKEIGISQAFQAWAAGIEPEGAMNPILLKPGGEQGIQVVLEGRPVSNLRSGEELDREMLLEVVSRSFDVLATHFDLIVIEGAGSPAELNLRGRDIANMRTAEMLDSPVVLVGDIDRGGVFAGIYGTHQLLSEKERARIKGYIINRFRGDGSILGPGISRLSELTGVPCLGVMPMVDLHLPSEDALTIDMSRIASADGDAREVWKRDLDALLVAGQEHLDLDMLRGIAFS, from the coding sequence ATGAGGACGAATCGCATCATGTTGCAGGGGACCTCCTCCGGCTGCGGCAAAAGCACGTTGGTCGCTTTGCTCTGTCGTCATTTTCGATCGCTGGGTCTCAAGGTCGCCCCGTTCAAAGCGCAGAACCTGTCGCTCAACAGCTTCGTGACCTCGGAAGGCAAGGAGATAGGGATCTCCCAGGCATTCCAGGCCTGGGCCGCCGGCATCGAACCGGAGGGCGCCATGAACCCCATCCTTCTCAAGCCTGGCGGGGAACAGGGCATCCAGGTCGTGCTCGAGGGGCGCCCGGTCTCGAACCTGAGGTCGGGGGAGGAACTGGACCGGGAGATGCTGCTGGAGGTCGTGTCCCGGTCGTTCGATGTGCTGGCAACCCACTTCGACCTCATCGTGATCGAAGGCGCGGGATCGCCGGCCGAGCTTAACCTGAGAGGAAGGGACATAGCGAACATGCGCACGGCCGAGATGCTTGATTCGCCGGTCGTCCTTGTCGGGGACATCGACCGGGGAGGTGTCTTCGCCGGCATCTATGGCACTCATCAGCTTCTGTCAGAGAAGGAGAGGGCGAGGATCAAAGGATACATCATCAATCGATTCCGAGGGGACGGGAGCATCCTTGGACCGGGCATATCCAGACTGAGCGAGCTGACCGGCGTCCCGTGTCTGGGAGTGATGCCGATGGTGGACCTGCATCTGCCGTCGGAGGACGCGCTCACCATCGATATGTCCAGGATCGCTTCTGCCGATGGCGATGCGCGGGAAGTGTGGAAACGGGACCTCGATGCGCTCCTCGTGGCCGGTCAAGAACATCTCGATCTAGACATGCTGCGAGGCATAGCTTTCTCGTAA